The region CCGGTGCCCTGTCGTTACTGCTCCACGCGCGAACGTGCCTGCACCGGGCCGAGGAGGCGGACCGCCCAGGCGAGCGATTCGTGGCGGCACACGTGGCCGCGTTACGTGCTGCCACGGCGGTCGTGGTGGCACGCTCTTGGCAGCGGGAGAACGGCCGCCCGGCCAGCGTGTGGACGTTGCTGACCGGGGCCGCTCCAGAGCTGCGGGAGTGGGCGGCCTACTTCGCGGCGCGTTCGGACCGGCGGGCCGCCGCCGAGGCGGGGGTGCCGACGATCACCTGGCTCGACGCCGATGGTCTGTTGGCGCGCAGCCGGGAATTCCTGGACATCGTGGGACGAAGCCTCCTGGGGGTGTCGCGATGAACGGTACTGAAGTGGGACTCGACTACGGGCGGATGCTCGACCTGCTCGGCATCGAGGCCCAGCTGCTCATCGCGGCGACCCATGACGCGCACGTGGACACGCCCGTGTGGGGCGCGTCCGGACGGACCCTGGGGGAGGCGGTGCGGCAGCTGGGCGACCTGTGCGAGGACGCGCTGTCCTGGCTGGGGTCGGTCGAGGCGGAGCGGCGCTGGGACCTGCCGGACCAGCCGGAGCTGCGCGAGGTGACCGGCCGGTTCGGCGTCCGGTTGGCCGACCTGCTCGCCGAGTTCGGCGCCCGGCCGCCGCACGATCCGTGCCCGACTTGGTGGCCGGAGCAGCACACCGTCCGGTTCTGGCTGCGCCGGATGCTGCACGCCACGACGGTGTACCGGGCGGACGTGCAGGCAGCCGCGGGGGTGGTTGCGACGCCGATCGAGCCGGACGTGGCGGCCGACGGCATCGACGAGGTGCTGCGGCTGTGGTTCGGTTACCGGCTGTACGCGCTCGGCATCACCGCCACCCGCCCATGCTCGGTCGGCGTGTCCGTGGCCGACTGGAACTGGCTGGTCACCGCCGACCAGAATGGGGTCGCGGTGGTGAGTTCGGACGACGTGTCGACCACGACGCCCGACGCGGTGGTCGGCGGCGACGCGCCCTCGGTCTACCTCTGGATGTGGGGTCGGCTGCCGGATCGGGCCGTGGAGACCAGCGGCGATCCCGATGCGATCGCGCAGCTCTGGGGCCTGCTGCAACTGGCCACCCGCTGAACCTGTACTTGCGCCGTTGCCTCCCGGTTGTGGGTGCACGAGCCGCGCATACATGAGTCGGGGATCCCGTTGCCCAGGCGGCGAACTAAATGGTTTGCCTCGGCGGAGGGGCTGGGTCAATGTGGGCGCGTGCTGATCCGACGTGAAAGATGTGCCGACGTCGCTGCCATCCACGCGGTGCACGCCGCCGCGTTCGCGAACACCGCGCAGCCGGGCCGGATTCCGGCGGAGGCGGGCCTGGTCGACGCGCTGCGGGCCGGCGATGCCTGGTTGCCCGAGTTGTCGTTGGTGGCGGAGCGGGACGGCGAGATCGTGGGGCACGTGGTGTGCACCCGTGCGCACGTCGGAGCGGTCCCGGTGCTGGCGCTCGGTCCGGTCGGCGTGCCGCCGGCGTTGCAGGGGAAGGGGACCGGCACGGCGCTCATGCACGCGGTGCTCGGTGGCGCGGACGCGCTCGGCGAACCGATGGTGGTGCTGCTCGGCCACCTCGACTACTACCCGAGGTTCGGCTTCGAACCCGCCGAGACGCATTGCATCACGCCGCCCGTGCCGGACTGGGCCTCGCATTTCCAGGTCCGCACCCTGACCGCCCACCGGTCGTCCATCCGCGGCGAATTCGCCTACGCCAAGCCGTTCATGGAGCTGT is a window of Saccharopolyspora phatthalungensis DNA encoding:
- a CDS encoding SAV_6107 family HEPN domain-containing protein, translating into MSFSTGLSIPAPRHAADNHEPTPEAETPAGALSLLLHARTCLHRAEEADRPGERFVAAHVAALRAATAVVVARSWQRENGRPASVWTLLTGAAPELREWAAYFAARSDRRAAAEAGVPTITWLDADGLLARSREFLDIVGRSLLGVSR
- a CDS encoding GNAT family N-acetyltransferase, with translation MLIRRERCADVAAIHAVHAAAFANTAQPGRIPAEAGLVDALRAGDAWLPELSLVAERDGEIVGHVVCTRAHVGAVPVLALGPVGVPPALQGKGTGTALMHAVLGGADALGEPMVVLLGHLDYYPRFGFEPAETHCITPPVPDWASHFQVRTLTAHRSSIRGEFAYAKPFMEL